A window of Theileria parva strain Muguga chromosome 4 map unlocalized ctg_529, whole genome shotgun sequence genomic DNA:
GAACGGGATCTGTATCCGTGTTCTTTTGCCAAgtgataatatttatcaagTCTGTTTTTCCCAGTTTTAGTCTTTGtcttcattttttaaaatataaattataaatcaTACACTACATGTGGATTCCACCCTTAAAAGTAATtaatattcataatttcccattaacaacattaactcataaatttacaactataaatttaagtaaaaagatgtgaataaaatgtgaaaGAGTGTgaataaaatgtgaaaGAGTGTGAATAGAATGTGAAAGTGTGAGGAGAAGATTATGGTACGAGTGACACGATGATAACGCCGACAATGACTCCGAAGAGGCCtgaaaattgtaaatacGATTAAGATACCTAAGACGCTGGCGAAAATCTCAACCATGAGGACCTTGACAAATAATTGAGGTTTCTGTGCATCTGCCAGGGCACAGGCGCTTCCAACAACGCCGACAGATATTCTAAACAGTATTGATTGCGTTTGTATTACCCGCAGAACAGGTTTGAGAATCCGACAATTAGGCCTACGGCGAACATTGAGTAGCCGCGAAACAAGTCATTGTAATATAACTTAGTAATTTCCTTATCAAGCAGGTTTAGAGGCGCCTTTTCACCCGTAAATCTTGATGCGATGTTCATCAGTAGCACTGACACTATTAGCCCGTAAATCCCAATCGCTTCACAGAATATTACCGACACTAAATTCTTCACTGTTATCCGAGGCGATTTCACCGAACCGCCCATTATCGATGGCCCACATAACATTAATCCCCTAATCCACAATTAACCAAATACAcaattttcacaatttaTCTAACAATAcgtaataatataattatgtaatgAGTAGAATAGAGTATAGAATAGAGGAGAGTAAAGAATGGATGAGAGTATGGGAGGTACGTTGCGGCTCCGAAAACGGATAATCCGAGTGAGAAGAAGATGCCTAAATATCCCCAAAATGAGGGTGATAAATCTTTAAGTATTGTGGACCAGTTGATGTAcattttagtaattttaaaaatatattacacactttgtaaataaataactgcGATGGATATTAGAAATTGATATAACAACTCAAGTACAAATCATATTTCATGAAAATTTAGTAAATCTAAGTttagataataatttataaactaTTTGACCCGATGGGGAAATTAAGAAATTctaactaaattaattaataaattcatccaataaatttatatcaaagttggataaattagtttaattatttgaactAATTATGACATGGACAAAGGTAATGAATTCTCCAACTTCAACAGTGGTATAACAAACTTTAACAGTggtttaacaaattttaacagtGGATTAACAAATTCCAACGGTGGATTAACAAATTTCAACAGTGTGGATGTGCAGAATTTAAGCTTTCCCTTAAGCTCTGACGAGGATTTCAGTGCTTTGGGGAagctaaaaaatgaattacGGGAGAATCTTGAAGTGTTAGagaattatttgaaaaatgaaCCGAGCACTGAGCATGAGTGGCAGTCAGTtcttaactataaaaaCAACTTAAAATCAAGGCTAAGTCAGGCGAATTCTCAAGTTTCGCGCCTGCTGAAGCAGTATTCCATGAATTCTaacagtgtaaaatatgtgcAAAGTCAGAGGTATAGTAGCATTTTTGACCAGTTAACCTCCGAGTTCAACAACGCTTCTAAGCAAATAGATACGAGATACCAACGATTTATCCTCTTTAGCTCACCTGACAACTACTACAAAGATGAagaaaaaactaaaattacacACTCGAGGGGATTAGTGGATGCGATTATGGATGTTGAGTCGCTTACCGGCCAGGCAACTCAGAATCTTGAACTTCTTAAAAAGGGAAATAGGAAACTCGCTAAAATATACAACAGAGTGAATACTATGGTCAACAAGCATCTGTTTGATGTTCAGAAACTGCAAAAGaatattaactttatcatGACCAGAAATAGAGCCATTTTCTCCATTATCATTGGAATCTTTCTATTTTTCATCttctgtaaaatattcctcaaattcaaataaactttttaaatcaaccttttaaatcaacatttaaatcctccaaattttaattttataacatttttactctatttacatattttcgctctgtttacacatttttaccctGTTTACACAGTATTACGGTGTATAAAAAGTAATAGTTTAATAATGGTATAGTTTAGGGGAGAGAAGGTATATGAGAGTTGGAGTATATGGAAGATGGCAAGGGTGCAATATGGAGGTATTGAGATAACATTTGTAtctttaaataattatcaaaattgtgagaaaaaaatgttatataGCGAGTGGATAGTGGAAGATATAAAATGGTGTATGGAAAATGGATTATTAAGAAATACGACAAACACATTGTGTGGAATCAGTCAAGTCAAAACACATTCGAGATCtgaaattaagttaatcTTTTCAAACCTATTGAATCAATTAATTGaatcaaaattatataataaagatGTTAAAAGGATTGAAATTAATGTGCCggttgataaattaatagcGGAAGCTCAGAAGGAATCTACCATATCAAAATCACTTGAAATTCTGGTCAAAACGCTAAGAAATTTGATTAACCATTTTCACGCCAGAAGTTGCTCAGGAACTGATTTTTTCTACTCATTTCTATGtaagtaatttattcaattaatACAACATtacagttaatttttattaggTGACTTAATCTCCATGAGAAGgtttaatgaaaataattttaaaaatactttggAGAGACTATTTGACAGGGAACTTTTGACTAAAAAAGAATATTTCatgattaaaatatttgtaacattggtggttaaaat
This region includes:
- the Atp6v0b gene encoding ATP synthase subunit C family protein, producing MYINWSTILKDLSPSFWGYLGIFFSLGLSVFGAATGLMLCGPSIMGGSVKSPRITVKNLVSVIFCEAIGIYGLIVSVLLMNIASRFTGEKAPLNLLDKEITKLYYNDLFRGYSMFAVGLIVGFSNLFCGISVGVVGSACALADAQKPQLFVKVLMVEIFASVLGLFGVIVGVIIVSLVP
- a CDS encoding putative integral membrane protein yields the protein MDKGNEFSNFNSGITNFNSGLTNFNSGLTNSNGGLTNFNSVDVQNLSFPLSSDEDFSALGKLKNELRENLEVLENYLKNEPSTEHEWQSVLNYKNNLKSRLSQANSQVSRLLKQYSMNSNSVKYVQSQRYSSIFDQLTSEFNNASKQIDTRYQRFILFSSPDNYYKDEEKTKITHSRGLVDAIMDVESLTGQATQNLELLKKGNRKLAKIYNRVNTMVNKHLFDVQKLQKNINFIMTRNRAIFSIIIGIFLFFIFCKIFLKFK